One stretch of Gadus chalcogrammus isolate NIFS_2021 chromosome 14, NIFS_Gcha_1.0, whole genome shotgun sequence DNA includes these proteins:
- the dmxl2 gene encoding dmX-like protein 2 isoform X2 — protein MHLHQVLTGAVNPGDCCYSVGSVNDIPFTAYGSGCDIVILASDFECVQIIPGAQHGNIQVGCVECSHQLGRIAASYGNTVCIFEPIATNPNKRHKQLNYQWQKTGQFLLDAITYNLAWDPQGNRILAAAERLQLWAPPLADALIEEEDGQTTDDKVHPVLNDWKCIWQCKTAASVHIAKWSPDGEYFATVGKDDCLLKVWYASTGWRSAVVAQDPPDKKGPSVHFSFVYLAHPRSVTGMSWRKTSKYMPKGSVCNVLLSSCEDGVCRLWSETLLPEDTLLGGQISENTHTFSSTQPGNKDKIQHALESIHHLKHLRRGRRRSSALVAHTELPSQMGAPDTHTHRHIAHHANALCHFHISASINPNTDLPAVLADAAVFNPDDGSGSGGFVVHWLNNKDLSFTSSTDLFMLQLRKLSEQQLEQTTDDPLDAPDGSPLKFDFDLDDMSDKASSEQGEEGELGEQGSNKASSPGSGSSMPLPSMLLERKMETLTLEWNRSPDMLFTIHPSDGSFLVWHVKYLDEFIQGIFRQVQVSFSSRIPVAFPTGDANSLSKNILMYSCTLPEGDCISLGDPGRRPRHISHSASAALDSPTLGPFLAPGPGIGPAVMMVSKHVDGSLNQWGVTFAERSAFSNVLTVSHKFRYCGHRFHLNDQACHTVLPLLLTSSHHNALLTPPSAPSSLEGEQPLALPLPKGRSRKQLRNAATRTFHDPNAIYSELILWRVDHIGPLSCTGGVSELARINSLHTSAFSNVAWLPTLVPSSVLGSYCNSASACFVASDGKNLRLYQAVVDARKLLDELSDPETSNLVGEVFNIVSQQSTARPGCIIELDVITNQCGSNTQLLHVFQEDFILGYKPQEDPAEHTPAFPCAEDYHPPPFSEKFFLVVIEKDLNRNSVLQMWHLHLKSVQACVDEPSPDYSFQSQLMVPQQAMNPDSSPETSPMTALPRSASTANLLTASKLILSSKLVYSKRLDLPHGVEVTRATPSAGHLSSSSIYPVCLAPYLIVTTCSDSRVRFWHCTVEGSEEAEQGTRAYRWAPWALLNDEEDSNSAVSVAGRPVAVACSYTGRLAVAFKQTRQVQPMGSGGDFSMHVSIYECESTGGSEWVLEQTIHLDDFTRLSSTLDPRVSVDSNLFIYSRSDLYMSRDHNSPNIKHYVHLDWLSKEDGSHILTVGVGSNILMYGRISGMVNEQAASKDGVAVITLPLGGSIKQGIRSRWILLRTVDLASSVDGTPSLPVSLSWVRDGILVVGMDCEMHVYAQWRQDRKPRDAGAGDGSLSSADNIAGLGATASSAAGLEGRSRSKSVFESSTVVDEALRAPAGLQEGGLFEAAHSLSPTLPQYHPTQLLELMDLGKVRRAKAILSHLVKCIAGEVAVVRDVEAGEGGARRHLSRTISVTGSTAKDTIVAGRDGGRDYTEINSVPPLPLYSLLSADLDTSYKGGEEAGKAPEGEGAQKSGEDQYTDLFQVQAVTTDDFVSFATEKPEKKSRVINLSQYGPTYFGPEHAQVLSSHLMHSSLPGLTRLEQMFLVALADTVATTSAEVTSSANQQYTGGEALDECGLRYLLAMRLHTCLLTSLPPLYRMQLLHQGLSTCHFAWAFHSEAEEEMLNMIPAMQRGNPQWSELRAVGVGWWIRNINTLRKMVEKVGKAAFQRNNDPLDAALFYLAMKKKAVLWGLFRSQHDEKMTKFFKNNFTEDRWRKAALKNAFSLLGKQRFEQSAAFFLLAGSLKDAIEVLLEKMDDLQLAMIVARLYEADFESSSTCQGLLYEKVLGCNRDGGGYHCSRLHPDPFLRSIAFWIMKDYTRALDTLLERIPKEEEENQDVMVKSCNPVVFSFYNYLRTHPLIIRRHFASPEGVAATVEKSSVDEINLIERKLFFTTANAHFKVGCPVLALEVLSKIPKVTKKSGSAPLSDGSSVANVNSSSQPVENGTQAALMDWAAPSAPAPAWGAGDGAGGLDWSQPLVQIEDDGLQLDWGKEKDEDEDDDDDDEDGGLTMKKPEAETKAEPISQTLKEESQGESEVDVIAEQLKFRACLKILMTELRTLATGYEVDGGKLRFQLYNWLEKEIGAMHKICNYKVEGKEERQEPEQWERSASLDLPDDAPDGTEAGAYERLQTERRRLQAKQHHSERRKAWLRKNQALLRVFLSYCSLHGAKGGGVTSVRMELIFLLQESQQETTVKQLQSPLPLPTTLPLLSASIAPTKTVIANPVLHLSNHIHDILHTITHMDTPPHPSAGDDRVIALHTLAASLSACIYQALCDSHSYSSQAEANQFTGMVYQGLLLSERRRLRTESIEEHLTPSSLPAQWPGVSSLIALVASAREQDQPQLNVLLCEAVVAVYLALLIHGLGTHNGNELFRLAAHPLNNRMWAAVFGGGAKILIRPKRLEAPPAVPVPAPQVEDGDRQRRRFNMRMLVPGRPVKETPATPPPVPVERPTYREKFIPPELSMWDFFVAKPFLPLADSGALYDSDESAAEDDDDDDDAFLSDTQMTEHSDPNSYSWSLIRLVMVKLSLHNVKNLLPLTGLDFTDLPVTSPLCNAMLKTLENWEQLLLERMNKFEGPPPNYINTFPTDLSAAGGPAILRHKAMLEPDNTPFKTKNTSSFPVRRLWHFLVKQEVLQETLIRYIFTKKRRQCECVENHLDHLSKKCLAGASSPHKVEADLGYPGGKAKIIHKESDIIMAFAINKANSNEIVLASTHDVQEVDVSTLVAAQPFTWIGEDFDKESRSSDDVDYRSSHTNIAQASSSPFAPQQIAVSASMPWLGSGQTSMGASVIMKRNLNNVKRMTSHPIYQYYMTGAQDGSVRMFEWNRPQQLICFRQAGNARVTRLYFNSQGNKCGVADGEGYLSLWQVNQTSSNPKPYLSWQCHTKACGDFAFITSSSLIATAGQSNDNKNVCLWDTLVSPSNSMVHAFPCHENGATVLQYASKHQLLITGGRKGFVCVFDIRQRQLLHTFQAHDSAIKALALDASEDFFVTGSAEGNMKVWKMAGHGLMHSFSTEHAKQSIFRNIGAGVMQVETRPSNRIFTCGADGTLKMRVLPDRYNLPGSIYDGL, from the exons ATGCATCTGCATCAGGTGCTGACGGGAGCTGTGAACCCAGGAGACTGCTGCTACTCCGTGGGAAGCGTCAACGACATCCCATTCACG GCTTACGGCTCGGGCTGTGACATTGTCATCTTGGCCAGTGATTTTGAGTGTGTGCAGATAATCCCGGGGGCCCAACATGGAAACATACAGGTGGGCTGTGTGGAGTGCTCCCACCAGCTTGGCCGG attGCCGCCTCTTACGGGAACACGGTCTGCATCTTTGAACCTATTGCTACCAACCCAAACAAACGCCACAAG CAACTAAACTATCAGTGGCAAAAGACAGGACAGTTCCTCCTAGATGCTATCACCTACAACCTTGCGTGGGACCCTCAAG GGAACCGCATCCTGGCAGCCGCGGAGCGTCTGCAGCTGTGGGCGCCGCCCCTGGCAGACGCCTTgatcgaggaggaggacggacaGACCACCGACGATAAGGTCCACCCTGTCCTCAATGACTGGAAGTGTATCTGGCAGTGCAA GACTGCTGCTTCCGTGCACATCGCCAAGTGGTCCCCTGATGGAGAGTACTTTGCAACCGTGGGCAAG GACGACTGCCTGCTCAAGGTGTGGTACGCCTCCACGGGCTGGCGCTCGGCAGTGGTGGCCCAGGACCCGCCCGACAAGAAGGGTCCGTCCGTTCACTTCTCCTTCGTCTACCTGGCCCACCCCCGCTCCGTCACCGGCATGTCCTGGAGGAAGACCAGCAAGTATATGCCTAA GGGATCGGTGTGCAACGTGTTGCTGTCTTCCTGTGAGGATGGCGTGTGCCGGCTGTGGTCAGAGACCCTCCTGCCAGAGGACACTCTGCTGGGGGGGCAGATCTCTGAAAACACGCACACCTTCAGCTCCACCCAGCCTGGCAACAAGGACAAGATCCAGCATGCACTGGAG TCAATCCACCACCTGAAGCATTTGCGTCGGGGGCGGCGGAGGTCCTCCGCTCTTGTGGCGCACACGGAGCTCCCCTCCCAGATGGGCGCtccggacacgcacacacaccgacacatcgCCCACCACGCCAACGCCTTGTGTCACTTCCACATCTCGGCCAGTATTAATCCCAACACAG ACCTTCCGGCGGTGCTGGCCGACGCGGCGGTCTTCAACCCGGACGACGGCAGCGGCAGCGGGGGCTTTGTGGTCCACTGGCTCAACAACAAAGACCTgagcttcacctcctccacggACCTCTTCATGCTGCAGCTGCGCAAGCTCTCAGAGCAGCAGCTGGAGCAGACCACCGACGACCCGCTAGACGCGCCCGACGGCTCTCCCTTGAAGTTTGACTTTG ACCTGGACGACATGTCGGACAAGGCGTCCTCGGAGCAAGGCGAGGAGGGGGAGCTGGGCGAGCAGGGCAGCAACAAAGCCTCGTCCCCGGGCTCGGGCTCCAGCATGCCCCTGCCCTCCATGCTGCtggagaggaagatggagacgCTGACCCTGGAGTGGAACCGGAGCCCCGACATGCTGTTCACCATCCACCCGTCGGACGGCTCCTTCCTGGTGTGGCACGTCAAGTACCTGGACGAGTTCATCCAGGGCATCTTCCGACAGGTTCAG gTGTCCTTCTCCTCACGTATCCCGGTAGCCTTCCCTACAGGAGACGCCAACTCGCTAAGTAAGAACATCCTGATGTACTCCTGCACCCTTCCCGAGGGGGACTGCATCAGCCTGGGAGACCCAGGGAGGAGGCCCCGGCACATCTCCCACTCAGCCTCGGCTGCCCTGGACTCCCCCACCCTGGGCCCCTTCCTGGCCCCTGGTCCTGGGATTGGCCCCGCCGTCATGATGGTCTCCAAACACGTTGATGGATCTCTAAACCAA TGGGGCGTGACCTTCGCTGAGCGCTCGGCCTTCTCCAACGTTCTGACCGTGTCGCACAAGTTCCGCTACTGCGGCCACCGCTTCCACCTGAACGACCAGGCGTGCCACACggtgctgccgctgctgctgacCTCCTCGCACCACAACGCCCTGctcacccctccctctgcccccagcagcCTGGAGGGGGAGCAGCCGCTAGCCCTGCCCCTGCCCAAGGGCCGCTCCAG GAAGCAGCTTCGCAACGCAGCCACGAGGACTTTCCACGACCCCAACGCCATCTACAGCGAGCTCATCCTCTGGAGGGTGGACCACATCGGGCCCCTGTCCTGCACAGGAGGCGTCTCAGAGCTGGCGCGCATCAACTCCCTGCACACCTCAGCCTTCAGCAACGTGGCCTGGCTGCCCACACTAGTGCCCAGCTCTGTGCTCg GAAGCTACTGTAACAGTGCCAGCGCCTGCTTTGTGGCATCAGATGGCAAAAACCTCCGTCTCTATCAGGCTGTGGTGGATGCCCGGAAACTACTGGATGAGCTCTCAGACCCTGAAACATCT AACCTTGTGGGGGAAGTGTTTAACATCGTGAGTCAGCAGTCCACTGCCAGGCCCGGCTGTATAATAGAGCTGGACGTCATCACCAACCAG TGTGGCTCCAACACCCAGCTGCTACACGTGTTCCAGGAGGACTTCATCCTGGGTTACAAGCCACAGGAAGACCCGGCGGAGCACACGCCTGCCTTCCCCTGTGCTGAGG ACTACCACCCTCCACCATTTTCTGAGAAGTTCTTCCTGGTGGTGATCGAGAAGGATCTCAACAGAAACTCTGTCCTCCAGATGTGGCACCTGCACCTCAAGTCTGTCCAGGCCTGCGTGG ATGAGCCCAGTCCAGACTACAGCTTCCAGAGCCAGCTGATGGTCCCCCAACAGGCCATGAATCCAGACTCCTCCCCAGAGACCTCCCCCATGACCGCCCTGCCCCGCTCGGCCTCAACGGCCAACCTGCTGACAGCCAGCAAGCTGATCCTCAGCTCCAAGCTGGTCTACAGCAAGAGGCTGGACCTGCCTCACGGCGTGGAGGTGACTCGGGCCACGCCCTCTGCTG GCCacctgagctcctcctccatctacCCGGTGTGCCTGGCCCCCTACCTGATCGTCACCACCTGCTCCGACTCCCGCGTGCGCTTCTGGCACTGCACGGTGGAGGGCTCCGAGGAGGCCGAGCAGGGCACGCGGGCCTACCGCTGGGCGCCATGGGCCCTGCTCAACGACGAGGAGGACAGCAACAGCGCCGTGAGCGTGGCGGGACGTCCCGTGGCCGTGGCCTGCTCCTACACGGGCCGGCTGGCCGTGGCCTTCAAGCAGACGCGGCAGgtgcag CCCATGGGATCTGGCGGTGACTTCTCCATGCACGTGTCTATCTACGAGTGTGAGTCGACCGGGGGGTCGGAATGGGTGCTGGAGCAGACCATCCACCTGGACGACTTCACCCGGCTGTCCTCAACCCTGGACCCCAGGGTCAGCGTGGACTCCAACCTCTTCATCTACAGCCg GTCGGACCTGTACATGAGCAGGGACCACAACTCGCCCAACATCAAGCACTACGTCCACCTGGACTGGCTGTCCAAGGAGGACGGCTCCCACATCCTGACGGTTGGGGTGGGCTCCAACATCCTCATGTACGGCCGCATTTCGGGCATGGTCAACGAGCAGGCGGCCAGCAAGGACGGCGTGGCGGTCATCACCCTGCCCCTAGGGGGCAGCATCAAGCAGGGCATCCGCTCGCGCTGGATCCTGCTCCGCACCGTGGACCTGGCGTCGTCGGTGGACGGCACGCCCTCCCTGCCCGTGTCGCTGTCCTGGGTGAGGGACGGCATCCTGGTGGTGGGCATGGACTGCGAGATGCACGTGTACGCCCAGTGGCGCCAGGACCGCAAGCCCCGGGACGCGGGGGCCGGCGACGGCAGCCTGTCGTCCGCCGACAACATCGCCGGCCTCGGCgccaccgcctcctccgccgccggGCTGGAGGGCAGGTCCCGGTCCAAGAGCGTGTTCGAGAGCAGCACGGTGGTGGACGAGGCCCTGCGCGCCCCCGCCGGCCTGCAGGAGGGCGGCCTGTTCGAGGCGGCCCACTCGCTGTCCCCCACGCTGCCGCAGTACCACCCCACTCAGCTGCTGGAGCTCATGGACCTGGGGAAGGTCCGCCGCGCCAAG GCCATTCTTTCGCACCTGGTGAAGTGCATTGCCGGGGAGGTTGCGGTGGTGCGGGACGtggaggcgggggagggcggggcccgGAGGCACCTGTCCAGGACCATCAGCGTCACGGGCAGCACGGCCAAGGACACCATTGTGGCGGGGCGCGACGGGGGCAGGGACTACACGGAGATCAACTCGGTGCCCCCGCTGCCCCTCTACTCCCTGCTGTCGGCCGACCTGGACACCTCCTacaagggaggggaggaggcgggcAAGGCGCCAGAAGGGGAGGGGGCGCAGAAGAGCGGGGAGGACCAGTATACAGACCTCTTTCAG GTGCAGGCAGTGACCACTGATGACTTTGTGAGCTTTGCAACTGAGAAACCGGAGAAGAAGTCACGGGTCATTAATCTCTCTCAGTATGGCCCTACATACTTTGGGCCTGAACACGCACAG gtgttATCAAGCCACCTCATGCACTCCAGTCTCCCTGGCCTCACCAGACTGGAGCAAATGTTTCTGGTGGCGCTGGCCGATACAGTGGCAACAACCAGCGCTGAGGTCACCAGCTCTGCTAACCAACAGTACACCG GGGGCGAGGCCCTGGACGAGTGCGGCCTGCGCTACCTGCTGGCCATGCGTCTGCACACCTGCCTGCTGACCTCCCTGCCCCCGCTCTACCGCATGCAGCTGCTCCACCAGG GCCTGTCCACGTGCCACTTTGCCTGGGCCTTCCActcggaggcggaggaggagatgcTGAACATGATCCCAGCCATGCAGCGTGGAAACCCTCAGTGGTCGGAGCTCCGGGCCGTAGGCGTGGGGTGGTGGATACGCAACATCAACACGCTGCGCAAGATGGTCGAAAAG GTGGGTAAAGCCGCCTTCCAGAGAAACAATGACCCATTGGATGCTGCTCTGTTCTATCTGGCCATGAAGAAGAAAGCTGTCCTCTGGGGCTTGTTCAG gtCGCAGCACGACGAGAAGATGACTAAGTTTTTCAAGAATAACTTCACGGAGGACCGCTGGAGGAAGGCAGCCCTGAAGAACGCCTTCTCTCTGCTGGGCAAGCAGCGCTTTGAGCAGTCTGCTGCCTTCTTCCTCCTGGCTGGTTCCCTCAAAGACGCAATAgag GTGCTGCTGGAGAAGATGGATGACCTGCAGCTGGCCATGATCGTGGCCCGGCTGTACGAGGCCGACTTCGagagctcctccacctgccaGGGCCTGCTCTACGAGAAGGTGCTGGGATGCAACCGCGACGGCGGCGGCTACCACTGCTCCCGGCTGCACCCGGACCCCTTCCTGCGCAGCATCGCCTTCTGGATCATGAAGGACTACACGCGGGCCCTTGACACGCTTCTAGAGCGCATAcccaaagaggaggaggagaatcaaG ACGTGATGGTGAAGTCGTGCAACCCAGTGGTGTTCAGCTTCTACAACTACCTCAGGACACACCCGCTCATCATCCGCCGCCACTTCGCCTCCCCCGAGGGCGTGGCCGCAACCGTGGAGAAGAGCAGCGTGGACGAGATCAACCTCATCGAGCGCAAACTCTTCTTCACCACGGCCAACGCACACTTCAAG GTCGGGTGTCCTGTCCTTGCCCTGGAGGTTCTGTCCAAGATTCCCAAGGTGACCAAGAAGTCTGGCTCCGCGCCCCTCAGCGACGGCTCCTCCGTGGCCAATGTGAACTCCTCCAGCCAGCCTGTAGAGAACGGCACCCAGGCAGCGCTGATGGACTGGGCCGCCCCAAGCGCCCCCGCCCCAGCCTGGGGAGCGGGGGACGGCGCAGGCGGCCTGGACTGGAGCCAACCTCTGGTCCAGATCGAGGATGACGGCCTGCAGCTGGACTGGGGCAAGGAaaaggatgaggatgaagatgatgatgatgatgacgaggaCGGAGGACTCACCATGAAGAAGCCAGAGGCAGAGACCAAGGCGGAGCCTATCTCTCAGACGCTGAAGGAGGAGTCCCAG GGGGAGTCCGAGGTGGACGTCATCGCGGAGCAGCTGAAGTTCCGAGCCTGCCTGAAGATCCTGATGACGGAGCTGCGCACGCTGGCCACGGGCTACGAGGTGGACGGAGGCAAACTCCGCTTCCAGCTCTACAACTGGCTGGAGAAGGAGATCGGCGCCATGCACAAGATCTGCAACTACAAG gtggaggggaaggaggagaggcaggagcCAGAGCAATGGGAGCGCAGCGCGTCCCTGGACCTCCCGGACGACGCCCCCGACGGCACGGAGGCGGGCGCCTATGAGCGTCTACAGACggagcggcggcggctgcaGGCCAAGCAGCATCACTCGGAGCGCCGCAAGGCCTGGCTGAGGAAGAACCAGGCCCTGCTCCGCGTCTTCCTCTCCTACTGCAGCCTGCACGGGGCCAAGGGCGGGGGCGTCACCTCCGTACGCATGGAGCTCATCTTCCTGCTGCAGGAGAGCCAGCAG GAGACAACGGTGAAACAGCTGCAGTCCCCGCTGCCTCTGCCCACCACGCTGCCCCTGCTTTCAGCCAGCATCGCCCCCACCAAGACGGTCATCGCTAACCCCGTGCTCCACCTCAGCAACCACATCCACGACATCCTCCACACCATCACCCACATGGACACCCCGCCACACCCCAGCGCCGGGGACGACCGG GTGATTGCTCTGCACACGCTGGCAGCATCTCTGTCTGCATGCATCTACCAAGCCCTCTGTGACAGCCACAGTTACAg CAGCCAGGCTGAGGCCAACCAGTTCACCGGCATGGTGTACCAGGGCCTACTGCTCAGTGAGCGAAGGAGACTCCGTACAGAGAGCATCGAGGAGCACCTCACCCCCAGCTCTCTTCCCGCACAGTGGCCAG GCGTGTCCTCCCTGATCGCGCTGGTGGCGTCGGCCAGGGAGCAGGACCAGCCCCAGCTCAACGTGCTGCTGTGCGAGGCGGTGGTGGCCGTGTACCTGGCCCTGCTCATCCACGGCCTGGGCACCCACAACGGCAACGAGCTCTTCCGCCTCGCCGCACACCCGCTCAACAACCGCATGTGGGCCGCCGTCTTCGGGGGCGGGGCCAAAATCCTCATCAGGCCAAAGAGGCTTGAGGCGCCACCAG cgGTGCCGGTCCCGGCCCCCCAGGTGGAGGACGGGGACAGACAGAGGCGCAGGTTCAACATGCGGATGCTGGTGCCGGGACGTCCCGTCAAGGAGACGCCGGCCACCCCGCCCCCGGTGCCCGTGGAGAGGCCCACCTACAGGGAGAAGTTCATCCCCCCCGAGCTCAGCATGTGGGACTTCTTCGTGGCCAAG CCATTCCTGCCTCTGGCGGACAGCGGCGCTTTGTACGACTCGGACGAGAGCGCGGCAGAggacgacgatgacgatgatgacgccTTCCTCTCGGACACACAGATGACGGAACACTCGGACCCCAACTCCTATAG CTGGTCTCTGATTCGTCTGGTCATGGTCAAACTGTCGCTGCATAACGTCAAGAACCTCCTCCCACTCACCGGCCTTGACTTCACAG ATCTGCCCGTGACATCCCCTCTCTGCAACGCCATGCTCAAGACGTTGGAGAACTgggagcagctgctgctggagaggATGAACAAGTTTGAGGGCCCCCCTCCAAACTACATCAACACCTTCCCCactgacctcagtgctgcaggGGGGCCCGCCATTCTCCGACACAAGGCCATGCTGGAGCCAGATAACACTCCCTTCAA AACTAAGAATACTTCGTCCTTCCCGGTCCGGCGCCTCTGGCACTTCCTGGTGAAACAGGAAGTCCTCCAGGAGACTTTGATTCGTTATATCTTCACCAAGAAGAGGAGGCAGTGTGAG TGTGTAGAAAACCACTTGGACCATCTAAGCAAAAAGTGCCTTGCAGGAGCTAGCAGTCCTCATAAG GTGGAGGCTGATCTGGGCTACCCAGGGGGCAAAGCTAAAATCATCCACAAGGAGTCCGATATCATCATGGCCTTTGCCATCAACAAG GCCAACTCCAATGAGATCGTGCTGGCGTCCACGCATGACGTCCAGGAGGTGGATGTGTCCACGCTGGTGGCTGCCCAGCCATTCACTTGGATAGGAGAGGACTTTGACAAAGAGTCCCGCAG CTCCGACGATGTGGACTACCGCTCGTCTCACACCAACATCGCCCAGGCCAGCAGCTCCCCCTTTGCCCCCCAACAGATTGCCGTGTCCGCCTCCATGCCCTGGCTGGGCAGCGGGCAGACCAGCATGGGGGCCAGCGTG ATCATGAAGAGGAACTTGAACAACGTGAAACGAATGACCTCACACCCCATTTATCAGTATT ACATGACGGGCGCTCAGGACGGCAGCGTGAGGATGTTTGAGTGGAACAGAccccagcagctcatttgcTTCAGGCAGGCGGGCAACGCCAGGGTCACCCGCCTCTACTTCAACTCCCAGGGCAACAAG TGTGGCGTCGCAGACGGAGAGGGCTACCTCAGTCTCTGGCAAGTCAACCAGACTTCCTCCAACCCCAAGCCCTACCTG AGTTGGCAGTGCCACACGAAGGCCTGCGGTGACTTTGCCTTCATCACCTCCTCAAGCCTCATCGCCACGGCCGGCCAGTCCAACGACAACAA GAACGTGTGCCTGTGGGACACTCTGGTTTCTCCCAGCAACTCCATGGTCCACG CCTTCCCGTGCCACGAGAACGGCGCCACGGTGCTGCAGTACGCGTCCAAGCACCAGCTGCTGATCACGGGCGGTCGCAAGggctttgtgtgcgtgttcgacATCCGCCAGCGGCAGCTGCTGCACACCTTCCAGGCGCACGACTCGGCCATCaaggccctggccctggacgcCTCCGAGGACTTTTTCGTCACCGGCTCCGCCGAGGGCaacatgaag GTTTGGAAGATGGCGGGCCACGGGCTCATGCACTCCTTCAGCACCGAGCACGCCAAGCAGTCCATCTTCCGCAACATCGGCGCCGGGGTCATGCAGGTGGAGACGCGGCCGAGCAACCGCATCTTCACCTGCGGCGCCGACGGCACGCTGAAGATGCGCGTGCTGCCCGACCGCTACAACCTCCCCGGCAGCATCTACGACGGCCTGTAG